The nucleotide window GAAACCCAGCACCACATCGTCGAGCTTGCCGTTTTTGTCCGGCACTTTCAGCGACTGGAGAATCCCGCCGTAAGTAATGACCGTGGCCTGCAGGCCGTGGCTGTTGCGCAAAATGTATTGCTCGACGGGCGTGCCGTCATTGGTTTTGCCGAAGGCTTTTTGTTCGCTGGACAAACCAGTGGCGTGAGCGGAGAGGGTGGCGATCATCAGGGACAGTCCGAGGCCGGAGAGCAGGTGTCGGGATTGAAGCATGGTTGACCTTCCTTTTTGTTGTTTTTAAGAAGTAGTCATACTAATGATCGTGTTTTAGCGCGATCAAGGAAGGATTTATAGTCTATTTCTCGAGTATTTCAATTATAAAGTATGACTAATATGGGGTCGCCTTTACGGTAGCCAGCGCTCACGGACCACCGGCACTGCACTTTTTCAGCTTTCACGGTTCTACTCTTGGCCAGCCTGCGGCGATCCCCACCGCTGGCCCATGCCCAAGTTCAAGAACCCATGGCTCGAGTTTTACCCCGCGTTACCCTGCGAATTCGCCGTCATTGCTTGCTGCTGATGAGCCTGTCGATACTCTTCGCCAGTGGCTGCAGCCATCAACCGGGCAACGATGTCGTCAGCCAGTTTCGCAATGGCAAACCCCAGGAATTCCTCCAGACCAGCGTCGACCGCATGGCGACCCTGACGATGCGTGACAACCTCGAAAGCCTCTACCTGCTGATGAACAAGCTCTACCTGCGCAACCCGCAGGAGCTGAAGAAATCCGGCTTCCTCGATATAGGCACCGCGGAAAAACAAGTGCGCATGGCCATCGAACAGCAAGAGCCGCTACCCACCCTCGGCGGCAAAAAAGACCTCGCTGCACTGAGCTTCGCCATGAGTCCGGAGTTTCTCGGCGACCGGGTCGGCGCATTCATCTATGCCATCGGCAGCATGCTGGTGACGGCCCATGGCAATCGGCTGGAGTTCTACATGACGGATGCGCTCAACCCGACCTTCGTCAGCAATGCCGCGCGCAACATCGAAAAAGCCACCTGGATCTTGAGCCAGCGGCAAAACAGGCAAGGCGAGCCGTTGCTGTTTTCCAACGAAGTCTCGGAGGAGGGCAGCAACCTGAGTTTTGCCGTGGAGTTCGGCAAGATCGTCGCGCGGCTGGACCTGCTGACCCAGATGCTCGACGAGCGCTACCGGCGGATCGGCCTGAACTACGCCCAGAGTCTGCTGTTCCTGAATTTTTTGCCGGTGCAGTGAGCCGCGTGGATTTTTACTGTGGTTATGCGGCTGGTTGATCCGGAGGAAGTTTGCTCCTGATGCGGTCAAGCTCACACATGAATTCTGCTAAGTCGTCAGATGGGATTTCCAAGACAAAGGATAATTTGTTTCCATAACCCCCAAAAGACGTCCCCATGAGTGTTGCTGTGTCGTTGTCTCTTATGATTACGCGGTCATGAATTTCAGTGGTTTCATGGCATAAGATTTTAGTGCCTTGTGACTTTATTCTCTGATTGAATTTTTTTTGGATGCCGCTGTTGGGGCCTGGGAGTAAGAATAGTTCTAGTTTTTTTAAGTGTGGTGGGACTAGGCTGGCAATAAAATCAATGTAGTCATTTTCGGTTTTATAGACTCTGTTTGGGCCGCTCCACTGAAAAAAGTAAGGGTCGCATATTATGAGTAAGTCGTTGGAATAAGCCTTTTTCTTGATGTGTTTTTGGGCTTTTGCAAGTTTTCCTGACGCACCAACAAGTAGCTCGGTGTAGTCTCCTTGACTGCCCGCTAGGGCGCAGCGGGCTGGCTTTTCATGAACCGCCAGCCGAAGGCGATATAGCTGCTCTTCTAATTCGCTCAGTCGGTCGATTAAGTGTCGGGGTGAAAGGTACCCAAAGTAGAATTCTTCCTCGATAGAATCTGTAGGGACTTCTGGATTCTTAAGTATCTCTAGTGTGCGGGTTAAATGTTCAATTAGCTTTTGTCTACGATAGTTCATGCGAGTTTCCAGGTTGGTGGGGGCGTATATGGTTGGTAGGCGTTGTGGTGAAGGTTTGGCTTGGTGTGCTTTTTGTTGTGGCTAGTTTCGATTCAAGCCGAATTCGCGCGTCATAAGTTTGGATTTCCATAGCCCTTCAGCTCTGATGATTTCCGCTTCCGATGCGGCAGATGAAGCAACTTCAAGTATCGAAACTTTAAAGTCATGATTGTCGAGTAACTTCATTTCCACGTTTCCGCCATGGCCGCTGGACCGGTAATACTCCCACCGCGCCCAGAACCCTCCAGTGCCGTAAGCAGAGCCAACATATTGTTTCCCGGTTACCCGGCAGGTGATCAGATAAACTCCAGACACCGCAGAAAGCGCTCCTCGCCAGGACACCGGCACAGACGCTAGCTCATTGATTGAATGGCTGAACGTATCAAAACCAGGGAAGGGAGGTTCGATGGCTGTTCTGCGTATCTCGACGATAGTTTTGTCTTGGTTGTCGGCTCGCTGGACCCATGATCGTAAGCCCGGCCCCCAGTCGAATACGATTTTGCCAACCATATCCAAGAATCGAGGGTCGGGTTTCATCTCATAAAAGTGATGGCCTTCAACGTTGATACCAGTTACTGGGTCTTTTGATCCTTCCGGTGCAAAACCTTTGTGGGTGATTTCATAAACACCCACAAACAGTGTTTCTCCAAGAGGGGTCCCAACGCAGGAGATAATCCAGTCGCAGGCCTCAAACACATTGCGTGATTGCAGTGACTGGTAGAACTCGAAACGTCCGTCTCCTGCAGTCCAAAGCGCGTGAGGCGAAAGCTCTTTTCCACCTCTGTGATCCTGATGGCGCACATAGCGCGCTCTGGCAAGGTCTAGCCCCTTGGCGATCAGTAGCGAGTTCATTCCAATCACAGCTCTTGCTCCATGCATAATCGATTTTGATCCATCACATGCGCGCTGGCCGTAACTCTTGACTAGCGGCTACTTGATATCAGATGCGGGACATCATCCACAATTCTTCCTGAAGGAATTTCTCTGAAACCGTCTGCTCCTCAGAGAAAAAGCATAACGATAGACCGCATCGATATATGTGGTTATAAGAAAAATCGCTATGCTGCTGACCGGTTTGTTTATTGCGAATTTCTGGACGTATTAATGGATTTCGGTAATTTCGGGTTGGTCGTGGCAGGTCTGGTGGTCGGCTTTATTGTCGGCATGACCGGCGTCGGGGGCGGTTCGTTGATGACGCCGATCCTGCTGTGGTTCGGCGTTAACCCGGCTACGGCGGTGGGCACGGACTTGCTGTACGCGGCCATTACCAAATCCAGTGGTGTACTGGTTCATCGCAAAAACAAGAACATCGACTGGGCGATCACCGGCTGGTTGACCCTCGGCAGTGTGCCGGCGGTAGCCCTGACGCTGTGGTTCCTGAGCACTTTGCAAACCTCGCCCGAGGCGATGAACGCCGTCATCAAACAGGCGCTGGGCTTCGTATTGTTCGCCACGGCGCTGGCGATTTTTTTCAAGAAGCGCTTGCTTGATTTCGCTCACAAACGGGCGGGTGGCCAATATAACCCCAGCGGTTCCCGGTTGAATGCACTGACCGTGATCACCGGTCTGGTGCTAGGCACCATGGTGGCCCTGACCTCCATCGGCGCTGGCGCCCTGGGCACCGTCGCGCTGTTCATCCTGTATCCGCTGCTGCCCACCCGTCGCCTGGTCGGCACCGAAATCGCTCACGCGGTGCCCCTGACCCTGGTCGCCGGCCTTGGCCACGCAAGCATGGGCAACATGGATTGGCACGTCCTGGGCTTCTTGCTGGTCGGTTCGTTGCCTGGGATTTACCTGGGCAGCCATTTGACCGGGCGCATCTCCGACGAACTGCTGCGTCCGTGCCTGGCGACGATGCTGGTGCTGATCGGCTATAAACTGGCGTTCTGATCCGATACCGCTTCCCGAGTAAAAATCTCCAGCAGATGCCCGTCCGGGTCATCGAAATACACCCGCCGGCCACCGGCGTAATCATTGATTTCGTTCGGCCGCTGCTTGCCCGGATCGGCCCACCAGGGCTGTTTGAGCGCTTGCAGACGAGCGAAGGCCGCATCGAAGTCGTCGTCGCCAATCAAGAACGCATAGTGCTGGGACGCGATGGGCGGGTCGTTGTTGTAGAAATCCAGCGACACCCCGTTATCGAACTTGACCACCAGCATCGGCCCGAACGGCTCGGGATCAGGCAGGCCGAGGAGGTCGGTCAGTAGTGCGCCGAGGCCTGTTTGTCACGGCACCAAACGATGGTGTGGTTCAGATGAGCGCTCATGGATAAACCCTCACGATGAATCAGCTATGAGATTAGCTCAGGCTGTTGCGCAATGACCGCCCTGACCTAAGCTTGGGCAAGGCGGAACACAATCGCGGTGCATCGCCCGGAACGATCACCGCGATGCGCAATCATTAGAGCGTGGATATCAAAAGGAGATGCGCATGCTCATCAGGTCTTTGACCCTGGCTACTCTGTTGGCTTTCGTCGGTCCTTCATTCGCCGCCGATGACGATTCCCCGCTGGTTAAAGACGTGGGCAGGGCCCGTCCGCTGATTGTCATCGCGCCCAGTTCAGTCGACCCCACCTGGCTCAACCTGAAAAAATCACTGGACGACTCCGCCAACCGCAAGGGTTTCACCGATCGAAACATGGTGCTGTACACCGTGATCAATACGATGGGCCAACGGGATGGCAAAGACCTCGACCCGCAATCGACGATGGCGTTGATCCGCTCGCTCAAATTGGGTGCCGGTGCGAAGAGCAAAATCATCCTGATCGGCAAGGATGGCGAAAAGAAGCTTGAGCAATCGAATACGGTCGAGTTGAAAGAGATTTTCAACACCGTCGACCAGCTGCCGACCGCCGAGAAGGAAGCGACAGTACCGGTGCCAGCGCCAGTGGCTGAAGTTGCACCGGCCAAAGGTGCCAAAGGCAAACCGGCGAAGCCCGCCAAACCGCCTGAAATGCCGGATGATTGAATTTTCTGTTGAACCTTTGTGGTGAGGGGGGGCTTGCGCCAATGCCAGTCAGTCAAGCCCGCTCCCACAGGTTCTGTCTCGGTGATTTGATGGATGTGATCGGGCGACGTTTGCAGGCGCAGGTTTCAATTCAGTAACGAAAATGGGCGACCTCAGAGGTCGCCCATTTTGTTTGCCACCGCTGAACCCTGTGGCGAGGGGGCAGCCTCAATGAGTGGTTGAGATCATTCAGCCAGCGCACTCAATATTTCGTGGGCGATTCTGACTCGCTCCGGGTTCGGGTAGTTTTTGTTGGCCAGGATCACGATGCCGATGTCTTTGGCCGGGATAAAGGCGACGTAGGCGCCGAAGCCGCGGGTTGAACCGGTTTTGTTGATCAGCACGGTGTCGCGTTGAGGTTGCGGCGGGGTCAGCCACTGGACTTCATGAGCCTCAAATGCCATCTGCGACGAGTTGCCGGCCAGTAATGTGTTGAGCGTCACCGGGTAGTTGTAGAACTCCCAACCCAACCCTTGAGTCATCTCGCCAACCTTGTAATAGCCGGTGTGAGTGGTGGCGATGGCCTGCTGCAAGGGTTTTTCCAGCGAAGCGGGATTCATGTTCGCCTCAACATAGCGAAGCAGATCCGCGGCGCTGGTTTTCACGCCATACGCTTCGGAATCCAGCACACCCGGCTCGACCCGCGCAGGCCTGTCCTCCTTGGTGTAACCCTGAGCGTAAAGTGCCATCTGATCCTGCGGAACCTTGAGGTAGCTGTGCTTGAGGCCCAGTTTCGGCAGCAAGGTTTTTTCCATCAACTCATCGAACGGTGCACCCATGCTGCGGGCCGCCAGGTAGCCGAACAACCCCAGGCTGGGGTTTGAATACTGGCGATGAGTGCCGGCGGCGTAGGTCGGTTTCCACTGTTTGAAGTAGCCGAGCATTTTGTCCTGATGGTCTGCCTCACTGGGGAGTTGCAGCGGCAGGCCGCCGGCGCTGTAGGTGCCAAGTTGCAGCACACTGATACTGTCGAACACGCTGCCGCGCAAGGCCGGCAAAACCTGACTGGCGTTGTCCGACAGGGCCAGTTTTCCGGTCGCCTGTGCATAGGCGGCGAGGGTGGCGGTGAAGGTTTTACTCACCGAACCGATTTCGAACAAAGTGTCTTTGGTGACGGCTTTGCCGTTTTCTTTTGAGGCCACGCCGTAGTTAAAGTAATGCGGTTGGCCATTGACGGTAATTGCGACCGCGATGCCGGGGATTTGCTGTTGCTGCATAACCGGTTCGACGGCAGCCTTCACGATGGCTTCGATGCGCTCGTCAGCAAAGCTGTGACTGACTCCGAGGAGAAGTGCGAAAGCACTGTAGGATACGAGCTTGTTCTGATTTTTCTTAGGCATGATTGAGTCAATTTCCATGATTGTTCGTGGTGTTAACCGCTACACTCCGAGCGGTTTTTCAAGCCGGTCCGCTGCTGGGCGAGCCAAATCTAGGCAGTTTGGCGAGCGCCGACAAACGACGATATTTCGGATGAGCCATTAGAAAATTTTGGGAGTGGGCATGATTCGACCTCATCTGCCGCTGAATGCGCTACGTGCTTTCGAGGCTTCGGCGCGCCATTTGAGTTTCACGCGAGCGGCGGTGGAGTTGTGCGTCACGCAGGCGGCGGTGAGTCATCAGGTCAAAAGCCTTGAAGCCCAGCTTAACGTGACCTTGTTCAAACGCCTGCCCCGCGGCCTGATGCTGACCAGCGAAGGTGAAACCCTGTTGCCGGTTTTGCGCGAATCCTTCGACCGGATCGCCGAAACCCTGGAGCGTTTCGAGGGCGGGCATTTTCGCGAGGTGCTGACGGTGGGCGCTGTGGGGACTTTCGCGGTTGGTTGGCTGTTGCCGCGATTGGCGGACTTTCAGAAGAAACATCCGTTCATAGATTTGCGCCTGTCGACCAACAACAACCGGGTGGACGTGGCCGCCGAAGGCCTGGATTACGCCATTCGCTTTGGCGCGGGGGCGTGGCACGGGATTGAAGCGGTGCGGTTGATCGAGGCGCCGCTGTCGGTGCTCTGCGTTCCAGAGATCGCCCGGCAATTGCACACGCCTGCGGACCTGTTGCAACAAACACTGTTGCGCTCCTACCGCACGGACGAATGGCCGGAGTGGTTTCAGGCGACCGGTTTTTCGGCCCATGCCGTGCTGCCCCGGAGTATCGTCTTCGACTCGTCGCTGGCGATGATGGAGGCTGCGCTGCAAGGTGCGGGCGTTGCCTTGGCGCCGCCGCTGATGTTTGCCCGGCAACTGGCGGCGGGTGCAATCGAGCAACCGTTCGCCATCGGTATCACCACCGGCAGCTACTGGCTGACCCGCTTGCAGTCGCGCGCCGAAACCTCCGCGATGGCCGTGTTCAAGGACTGGTTGCTGCAAGCTTCGATTTAATACAAAACCCTGTGTGTGGGCTTGCAGTGTTCTCGAGGCCTAGCGCACCAGGCACGGCCGCTTGTTATCGAATGTCCACCCCGGAATCAGAAACTGCATCGCCACGCTGTCATCCCGCGCGCCGAGCCCCATGCTTTTGTACAGCTCATGGGCCTTGGCCAGTTGATCCACATCCAGCTCAACCCCCAGGCCAGGTTTTTTCGGCACCTGCACGCAGCCGTCGACGATGTGCAGCGGCGCTTTGGTCAGGCGCTGGCCGTCCTGCCAGATCCAGTGGGTGTCGATGGCCGTGATCTCACCCGGAGCAGCCGCCGCGACGTGGGTGAACATGGCCAGGGAAATATCGAAGTGGTTGTTGGAATGCGAACCCCAGGTCAGGCCCCATTCATGGCACATCTGCGCCACCCGCACCGAGCCCTGCATCGTCCAGAAGTGCGGGTCGGCCAAAGGAATGTCCACCGACTGCAACTGGATCGCGTGGCCCATTTCCCGCCAGTCGGTGGCGATCATGTTGGTCGCGGTTTTCAGGCCCGTGGCGCGACGGAACTCGGCCATGACTTCACGGCCCGAGTAACCGTTTTCCGCACCGCAGGGGTCTTCGGCGTAAGCCAGAACGTGATGTTGATCCCGACACAGGCGGATGGCTTCCTTGAGCGACCAGGCGCCATTCGGGTCAAGGGTGATGCGCGCATCGGGAAAACGCTCGGCGAGGGCCGTGACCGCTTCGATTTCCTCGTCGCCGCTCAACACACCGCCCTTGAGTTTGAAGTCCTTGAAGCCATAACGGGCGCGGGCGGCTTCGGCCAGGCGCACTATGGCATCGGCACTCATGGCTTTTTCGTGGCGCACACGGAACCAGTCATTGTCGGCGTCCGGTTCACTGCGGTAGGCCAGATCGGTTGCGTTGCGATCACCGACATAAAACAGATAACCGAGCATCTTCACTTCGTCGCGCTGCTGGCCTTCGCCAAGCAGCGCGGCGACCGGCACGTCCAGGTGCTGGCCGAGCAGATCGAGCAGGGCGGCTTCCAGCCCGGTGACTGCGTGAATGGTGATGCGCAGGTCGAAGGTTTGCAGGCCGCGACCGCCGGCATCGCGATCGGCAAACGTCTGACGTACTTGATTGAGGATCTTCTGGTAGGTGCCGATCGGGCTGCCGACCACCAGTGCGCGCGCATCTTCCAGCGTTTGACGAATGCGTTCGCCACCTGGCACTTCGCCGACACCGGTGTGGCCGGCGTTGTCCTTGAGGATCACGATATTGCGAGTGAAAAACGGGCCGTGGGCGCCGCTCAGGTTGAGCAACATGCCATCGTGGCCGGCCACCGGAACTACCTGCATGCTGGTGATGATCGGGGCTTTTGCGGCTTCTTGTGGGTTCATTTTCTTGTCCTTCAAACCAATGTTCAGGCGTGATTAGGTGCTGGTTTGCCCAGGGCAACCACGGGTGCGGGTTTCGGTTTATTGCGCGCGGCGAAGACGATGATCGCGGCGATGATCGAGGTGGCGGCCAAGCCGTAGAGCCCGCCCTGGATCGAACCGGTGTGTTCTTCCAGCAAGCCGAAGGTGGTCGGCGCAACGAAGCCGCCGAGGTTGCCCACCGAGTTGATCAGCGCAATCACGCCGGCGGCGATCCGCGCATCCAGGTACGCCTGAGGAATCGGCCAGAACAGCGACGAGGCTGATTTGAAACCCAATGCAGCAAAGCAGATCGCAACGAAGGCGAAAATCGGCCCGCCAATGGTGGACATGAACATCCCCGCAGCAGCGATCAGCAAGGCAGTGGCGACCCAGGCTTGCTGGTGCTTCCATTTGCCCGACAGCGAGGCGAAGGCGTACATGCCGACGATCGACAGCAGCCACGGAATCGAGTTGAACAGGCCGACCTGGATGTCGCTCAGGTCGCCCATCTTCTTGATGATGCTCGGCAGCCAGAAGGTCGCGGCATAGATGGTCAACTGGATGAAGAAGTAGATCAGGCAGAACAGGATGATCTGGCGATCCTTGAGCAGCGTGCCCAGCGACGGTTTGATCGGCGTCGCGGCTTCGCGGGCCAGTTGTTCGTCGTCGATGGCTTTGACCAGCGCGTCCTGCTCAGGAACGGTCAGCCATTTGGCGTCGTGGGGTTTGGAGTCCAGCCAGAACCAGACGAACACGCACAGCCCGACCGAGAACATGCCCTCGATGAAATACATCCACTGCCAGCCGTGCATACCCAAGCCGTTGATTTGCAGCAACAGACCGGACAGCGGGCCGGAGATCAGCGATGCGATGGCCGAACCGCTGAGGAAGATCGCAATCGCCTTGCCGCGTTCCACGCCGGGCAACCAGCGGGTGAAGTAATAAATCACCCCGGGGAAGAACCCGGCTTCGGCGACGCCCAGCAGAAAACGCAGGATGTAGAAGTGGGTTTCGTTCTGAATGAACGCCATGCAAGCGGCCACCAGGCCCCAGGTCAGCATGATGCGGGTCAGCCAGATTCGCGCGCCAATTTTTTGCAGGAGGATGTTGGAGGGGACTTCGAACAGCGCGTAACCGATAAAAAACAGACCGGCACCGAGGCCGTAGGCGGCAGCGCCAATTCCCAGGTCATGTTCCATGTGGGCGCGGACGAAGCCGATGTTCACGCGGTCGATGTAGTTGACGATGAACATGATCACGAACAGCGGCAGGACGTGGCGTTTCACTTTTGAGATGGCGGACTTCAGGACCGAATCGGCGCCATCGTTCATTCCGGATATGGATGTATTCACTTCGTTTTCTCCCACTCGTTATTGTTATGCGGGGTGTGGCTGGGTGATGCGATGTTGATAGACATCATACAACTACATTTTTTTATCCGGCAAGCGTCGCGGTCCAATAAAATGGCTATTAATTTAAAGGTTGTTATGTTTTTGTTGGTTCGGTGTGGGCCCGCGAGAGTGCTTTTTTGGTCGATATCTTGAGTGTTGTCATACAAGTTAGGCGTTATTTTCTGAAGATTCCATTCGACCCCAGTGCTACGATCCCGTTAGCTCTGCTTTCGGATGATCGCCATGCAAGAAAACCTCGACGCGCCTGCTCGCAAGCGCACTCACAACCTGGCCCACGATCTGGTGGCCAAGCTGACCCAGAGTATTTTGCTCGGCCAAATGCTGCCGGGGGACAAGCTGCCGTCAGAGAACACGATTGTTCAGGAGCATGGGGTCAGCCGCACGGTGGTGCGTGAAGCGATCTCGAAGTTGCAGGCTTCGGGGCTGGTGGAAACCCGTCATGGCATCGGCACCTTTGTCCTTGAGCGTGTGCCGGAGCAGGGGCTGCGGCTGAATGTCGATACTGCGCTCGGCGTGCGCAGCATTCTGGAGTTGCGCATGGGCCTGGAAACCCAGGCCGCCGCGCTGGCAGCGGTTCGTCGTACCGATCAACAGTTGGCGCAGATGCGTGAAGCGCTGGACGACTATCAAAGCTTGCTGGCCAACAACGACAGTTGTGTCGAGGCCGACAAACGCTTCCACCTGCTGATCGCCGAAGCCACCGGCAACGTGTGCTTCACCGAGATCATGCAGCACCTGGGCAGCGCCATGATCCCCCGCACCCGCGTCAATGCCGCCGAGCGCGGGTCGGCGGATTTGAGCAAGCTAGGGCAGCTCGCCAACCTCGAACACGAGGCTATTCTCAACGCCATCAAACGCCAGGACCCGGATGCGGCGCGGGCGGCGATGTGGTTGCACCTGACCAACAGCCGGGATCGCTTTTCGGCGGGCGGAGCCTGATTCTGGCTGCTCGGTGTTGTGTCAGTGGCGGCCGGTCATCGTTCTTCGCGAGCAAGCCTCGCTCCCACACGGATTGTGTGAACGCTGGAGATCCCTGTGGGAGCGGGCTTGCCCGCGATGAGGCCAGAACATTCAACATTGATGTCGACTGTCAGACAGCTATCGCGGGCAAGCCCGCTCCCACAGGTTGGGTGTTGGCCGTTCACAACTTAACTCACGCCGACATCCCGCATCAGTAATCCATAACGCAAATCCACCGTATCCGGAATCGGCAGGTACACCGTGTGCCCATCCCCTGGCGCCAGTTCAATCGCCTCGCCTTTGACGTTCTGCAACTGATGCAGATCGAAGTGGAAGTTGCCCTTGGGCGTCATCAGTTCCATGTGATTACCCAGGCCAAAACGATTCTTCACCCGCACCTCGGCCAGCCGGTCACGGCGTTCGCCGGTCAGTTCGCCCACGAACTGTTGGCGCTCTGAAACCGAGCTGCCGTTCTGGTAGTTCTGATATTCGTCATGCACATGTCGCCGCAAAAAACCTTCGGTATAGCCACGCTGGGCCAGGGACTCCAGATCGCTCATCAAGCTGCGATCAAACACCCGGCCAGCCACCGCATCATCGATCGCGCGGCGGTAAACCTGGGTGGTGCGCGCGCAATAGAAGTGCGATTTGGTCCGGCCTTCGATTTTCAGTGAATGCACGCCCATTTGCGTCAGGCGCTCGACGTGCTGGACGGCGCGCAGGTCCTTGGCGTTCATGATGTACGTGCCATGTTCGTCCTCGAAGGCCGGCATCGATTCGCCGGGGCGATTGGCCTCTTGCAACAAGAACACTTGGTCGGTCGGTGCGCCGATGCCCAGGGTCGGTTCGGGTTGGAACGGCTGGACGATTTCGCCGAGCTGATTTTCGCTGGCCGGTGTCGCCGAGTATTTCCAGCGACAGGCGTTGGTGCAGCTGCCCTGATTCGCATCGCGTTTGTTCAGGTAGCCCGACAACAGGCAGCGCCCGGAATAGGCCATGCACAACGCACCGTGCACGAACACTTCCAGTTCCATCGCCGGGACGTGCTGGCGGATTTCGGCGATTTCTTCCAGCGACAGTTCACGGGACACGATGATCCGGCTCAAGCCCTGCTGCTGCCAGAACTCGACACTGGCCCAGTTCACCGTGTTGGCCTGCACCGACAGGTGGATCGGCATCTGCGGGAAGTGTCGGCGCACCAGCATGATCAGGCCGGGGTCGGACATGATCAGCGCGTCCGGCGCCATGGCGATCACCGGTTCCAGATCCTTCAAGAACGTTTTGAGCTTGGCGTTGTGCGGGGCGATGTTCACCACCACGTAGAAGCGCTTGCCCTGAGCCTGGGCCTCGGTGATGCCGAGCGCGAGGTTGGCGTGATCGAATTCGTTATTGCGCACCCGCAGGCTGTAGCGCGGCTGACCGGCGTACACCGCGTCGGCGCCGTAGGCGAAGGCATAGCGCATGTTTTTCAGGGTACCGGCAGGGGCGAGCAGTTCCGGGGGCGTGAGCGTCATGGTGCGGGGCATGGCAGTGTCGATCGCAAAAGCCGGCAAGGGTAAGCGGCCTGC belongs to Pseudomonas sp. B21-015 and includes:
- a CDS encoding MFS transporter, giving the protein MNTSISGMNDGADSVLKSAISKVKRHVLPLFVIMFIVNYIDRVNIGFVRAHMEHDLGIGAAAYGLGAGLFFIGYALFEVPSNILLQKIGARIWLTRIMLTWGLVAACMAFIQNETHFYILRFLLGVAEAGFFPGVIYYFTRWLPGVERGKAIAIFLSGSAIASLISGPLSGLLLQINGLGMHGWQWMYFIEGMFSVGLCVFVWFWLDSKPHDAKWLTVPEQDALVKAIDDEQLAREAATPIKPSLGTLLKDRQIILFCLIYFFIQLTIYAATFWLPSIIKKMGDLSDIQVGLFNSIPWLLSIVGMYAFASLSGKWKHQQAWVATALLIAAAGMFMSTIGGPIFAFVAICFAALGFKSASSLFWPIPQAYLDARIAAGVIALINSVGNLGGFVAPTTFGLLEEHTGSIQGGLYGLAATSIIAAIIVFAARNKPKPAPVVALGKPAPNHA
- a CDS encoding LysR substrate-binding domain-containing protein — translated: MIRPHLPLNALRAFEASARHLSFTRAAVELCVTQAAVSHQVKSLEAQLNVTLFKRLPRGLMLTSEGETLLPVLRESFDRIAETLERFEGGHFREVLTVGAVGTFAVGWLLPRLADFQKKHPFIDLRLSTNNNRVDVAAEGLDYAIRFGAGAWHGIEAVRLIEAPLSVLCVPEIARQLHTPADLLQQTLLRSYRTDEWPEWFQATGFSAHAVLPRSIVFDSSLAMMEAALQGAGVALAPPLMFARQLAAGAIEQPFAIGITTGSYWLTRLQSRAETSAMAVFKDWLLQASI
- the ampC gene encoding class C beta-lactamase encodes the protein MPKKNQNKLVSYSAFALLLGVSHSFADERIEAIVKAAVEPVMQQQQIPGIAVAITVNGQPHYFNYGVASKENGKAVTKDTLFEIGSVSKTFTATLAAYAQATGKLALSDNASQVLPALRGSVFDSISVLQLGTYSAGGLPLQLPSEADHQDKMLGYFKQWKPTYAAGTHRQYSNPSLGLFGYLAARSMGAPFDELMEKTLLPKLGLKHSYLKVPQDQMALYAQGYTKEDRPARVEPGVLDSEAYGVKTSAADLLRYVEANMNPASLEKPLQQAIATTHTGYYKVGEMTQGLGWEFYNYPVTLNTLLAGNSSQMAFEAHEVQWLTPPQPQRDTVLINKTGSTRGFGAYVAFIPAKDIGIVILANKNYPNPERVRIAHEILSALAE
- a CDS encoding sulfite exporter TauE/SafE family protein, which codes for MDFGNFGLVVAGLVVGFIVGMTGVGGGSLMTPILLWFGVNPATAVGTDLLYAAITKSSGVLVHRKNKNIDWAITGWLTLGSVPAVALTLWFLSTLQTSPEAMNAVIKQALGFVLFATALAIFFKKRLLDFAHKRAGGQYNPSGSRLNALTVITGLVLGTMVALTSIGAGALGTVALFILYPLLPTRRLVGTEIAHAVPLTLVAGLGHASMGNMDWHVLGFLLVGSLPGIYLGSHLTGRISDELLRPCLATMLVLIGYKLAF
- a CDS encoding DUF4174 domain-containing protein, translating into MLIRSLTLATLLAFVGPSFAADDDSPLVKDVGRARPLIVIAPSSVDPTWLNLKKSLDDSANRKGFTDRNMVLYTVINTMGQRDGKDLDPQSTMALIRSLKLGAGAKSKIILIGKDGEKKLEQSNTVELKEIFNTVDQLPTAEKEATVPVPAPVAEVAPAKGAKGKPAKPAKPPEMPDD
- a CDS encoding GIY-YIG nuclease family protein gives rise to the protein MNSLLIAKGLDLARARYVRHQDHRGGKELSPHALWTAGDGRFEFYQSLQSRNVFEACDWIISCVGTPLGETLFVGVYEITHKGFAPEGSKDPVTGINVEGHHFYEMKPDPRFLDMVGKIVFDWGPGLRSWVQRADNQDKTIVEIRRTAIEPPFPGFDTFSHSINELASVPVSWRGALSAVSGVYLITCRVTGKQYVGSAYGTGGFWARWEYYRSSGHGGNVEMKLLDNHDFKVSILEVASSAASEAEIIRAEGLWKSKLMTREFGLNRN
- a CDS encoding FadR/GntR family transcriptional regulator — its product is MQENLDAPARKRTHNLAHDLVAKLTQSILLGQMLPGDKLPSENTIVQEHGVSRTVVREAISKLQASGLVETRHGIGTFVLERVPEQGLRLNVDTALGVRSILELRMGLETQAAALAAVRRTDQQLAQMREALDDYQSLLANNDSCVEADKRFHLLIAEATGNVCFTEIMQHLGSAMIPRTRVNAAERGSADLSKLGQLANLEHEAILNAIKRQDPDAARAAMWLHLTNSRDRFSAGGA
- the gudD gene encoding glucarate dehydratase, whose translation is MNPQEAAKAPIITSMQVVPVAGHDGMLLNLSGAHGPFFTRNIVILKDNAGHTGVGEVPGGERIRQTLEDARALVVGSPIGTYQKILNQVRQTFADRDAGGRGLQTFDLRITIHAVTGLEAALLDLLGQHLDVPVAALLGEGQQRDEVKMLGYLFYVGDRNATDLAYRSEPDADNDWFRVRHEKAMSADAIVRLAEAARARYGFKDFKLKGGVLSGDEEIEAVTALAERFPDARITLDPNGAWSLKEAIRLCRDQHHVLAYAEDPCGAENGYSGREVMAEFRRATGLKTATNMIATDWREMGHAIQLQSVDIPLADPHFWTMQGSVRVAQMCHEWGLTWGSHSNNHFDISLAMFTHVAAAAPGEITAIDTHWIWQDGQRLTKAPLHIVDGCVQVPKKPGLGVELDVDQLAKAHELYKSMGLGARDDSVAMQFLIPGWTFDNKRPCLVR